In the genome of Bacillus sp. S3, one region contains:
- a CDS encoding M14 family zinc carboxypeptidase has protein sequence MKVKKKKFITGLGIVALCASLATPVLATNSPNGNLTNPNQEYSIKGFTDYAEMVKQLKQIENNSQGRVALKVVGQSNSGRDIYQARVGNGKKVVLIESEIHGNEKTGTEAILNLLQFVGSSNSPEAKKIRDEMTIVALPKMNPDASELDRRGNSMTWDEVVVKFPQLAGTSTAWNYYTGVMQQRDYTQNPGFDVNRDFNPDLNYVPKAADFPGNSAGSGWYITPESQTVRDVYKGLQREFGKVDVFIDLHHQGQYYVEGTDNLVTMSISAMFVSDPRLSGSKFAKYAKNYNLEFSKQINMAAYNALQSIGESSPFNNITLYDQNINLPGTALGSFALNGSGTILFEVRGQSHTLGQKKRGQLVKTVETGLYGILNGIADGSVYQLNPADYDKIPKTSSRPSL, from the coding sequence ATGAAAGTGAAGAAGAAGAAGTTTATAACAGGACTGGGGATTGTGGCACTTTGTGCAAGCCTTGCGACACCGGTGCTGGCTACCAACTCTCCCAATGGCAATCTTACAAATCCTAACCAAGAGTATTCAATCAAAGGCTTTACCGATTATGCGGAAATGGTCAAGCAACTGAAGCAAATTGAAAATAACAGCCAGGGCCGGGTTGCTTTGAAGGTGGTTGGCCAATCCAATAGCGGAAGAGATATTTACCAAGCCCGGGTTGGGAATGGCAAAAAAGTCGTCCTCATTGAAAGTGAGATTCACGGAAATGAAAAAACAGGGACAGAGGCCATCCTGAACTTGCTTCAGTTTGTCGGTTCCAGCAATTCTCCGGAGGCCAAAAAAATTCGTGATGAAATGACAATCGTTGCACTGCCAAAAATGAATCCCGATGCATCGGAATTGGATCGCCGCGGAAATTCTATGACTTGGGACGAAGTTGTCGTCAAGTTCCCGCAGCTTGCAGGGACAAGTACGGCATGGAATTATTATACAGGCGTTATGCAACAAAGAGATTATACCCAGAATCCAGGGTTTGATGTAAACCGCGACTTTAATCCTGACTTAAATTACGTTCCAAAGGCTGCGGATTTTCCTGGAAATTCAGCTGGTTCTGGCTGGTACATAACACCGGAGTCGCAAACGGTCCGGGATGTTTATAAGGGCTTACAAAGAGAATTTGGAAAAGTCGATGTGTTTATTGATCTACATCATCAGGGCCAATACTATGTAGAGGGTACCGATAATCTTGTAACAATGTCCATTTCCGCCATGTTTGTCTCCGACCCGAGATTGTCAGGGTCGAAATTTGCCAAGTATGCTAAAAACTATAACTTGGAATTCTCGAAGCAAATCAATATGGCCGCATATAATGCGCTGCAATCCATTGGTGAAAGTTCACCATTCAACAACATCACGCTGTATGACCAAAACATCAATCTGCCTGGAACGGCTCTAGGAAGCTTCGCCTTAAATGGAAGCGGCACCATTCTCTTTGAGGTAAGAGGCCAATCGCACACTCTGGGGCAAAAGAAACGAGGACAACTCGTCAAGACAGTCGAAACCGGACTGTACGGCATTCTTAATGGCATCGCTGACGGATCTGTTTATCAGCTCAATCCGGCCGACTACGACAAAATCCCAAAAACCTCTTCCAGACCGTCACTCTAA
- a CDS encoding RNA-guided endonuclease InsQ/TnpB family protein, with product MYCSYKVQIHPEHDLFNYCDSLCFKAKNLYNITNYYIRQIYTSLKKEIRNENQLHVLMDIETYLPQMNEIRLKSFAKAKAKPKKADKNGKINEPKLKLFEMPTQEKSFMGYFFLEALFKVMKQIDYTSMPSQSNQQTMKKVYDDWKSYFEASKKYKIHPEGFSGKPKIPKYKPKNGRTTCYLTNQITEIKEGILKLPGTSLSLTLGKIAHFEGNLQQIRIVPSYGRYVIEIIIKDESEKEIKRTDKQKNKFVFTPSRVMGIDLGVDNLATIVDNTGLRPLLIKGTGLKSTNQYYNKLRAKYMCIIRNGKGPKEGIFTTDRLISLDRKRNNRIMDFLHKASAKVVEIALERTIDTIIIGRNIGWKLEVEMKKSNKQTFIQIPHATFIEMIRYKAERQGIQVIDREESYTSKSSFLDNDPIPTFGDGTDTEFSGYRCSRAFYKIKGSKVIIHADVNGAFNIVRKYVKDAFKGLERKQFLQAPKKINIMEKKHAKLKAAA from the coding sequence ATGTATTGTTCTTATAAAGTACAAATCCATCCTGAACATGATTTATTCAATTACTGTGATTCGCTGTGTTTTAAAGCTAAAAATTTGTATAACATCACCAATTACTATATTCGTCAGATTTACACATCATTAAAAAAAGAAATAAGAAATGAAAATCAACTTCATGTGTTAATGGATATTGAAACCTATTTGCCCCAAATGAATGAAATTCGCCTTAAAAGCTTTGCAAAGGCAAAAGCAAAACCTAAGAAAGCAGACAAAAACGGCAAAATAAATGAACCAAAATTGAAACTTTTCGAAATGCCAACCCAAGAGAAATCATTCATGGGATATTTCTTTTTGGAAGCACTATTTAAGGTAATGAAACAAATTGATTATACCTCAATGCCCTCACAGTCCAATCAACAAACGATGAAGAAAGTATATGATGATTGGAAAAGCTATTTTGAAGCCTCTAAGAAGTATAAAATCCATCCTGAAGGCTTTTCCGGTAAACCGAAAATTCCAAAATATAAACCAAAGAACGGTCGCACAACTTGCTATTTAACGAATCAAATTACTGAAATAAAAGAGGGTATATTGAAATTACCAGGTACTTCTCTTTCATTAACCTTGGGAAAAATCGCTCATTTTGAAGGGAATTTACAACAGATTCGGATTGTACCGTCTTATGGTCGCTATGTAATAGAGATTATTATTAAAGATGAATCAGAAAAGGAAATCAAACGAACGGATAAACAAAAAAATAAATTTGTATTCACTCCAAGTCGGGTAATGGGTATTGATCTAGGTGTCGATAACCTAGCAACTATCGTCGATAACACGGGGCTAAGGCCTCTGCTTATCAAGGGCACAGGGTTAAAATCGACCAATCAATATTATAACAAATTAAGAGCTAAATACATGTGCATTATAAGAAATGGGAAAGGACCCAAAGAAGGGATATTTACCACGGATCGGTTGATTTCCTTGGATCGAAAAAGGAATAATCGCATCATGGACTTTTTACATAAAGCCAGCGCGAAAGTGGTGGAGATTGCCTTAGAAAGAACCATTGATACCATCATCATAGGAAGAAATATCGGTTGGAAATTGGAGGTCGAAATGAAAAAATCTAATAAGCAAACCTTCATCCAAATTCCGCATGCCACGTTCATTGAAATGATTCGCTACAAGGCTGAACGTCAAGGTATTCAGGTCATTGACCGTGAAGAGAGCTATACGAGCAAGTCTAGTTTTTTGGACAATGATCCGATTCCAACCTTTGGAGATGGTACCGATACTGAGTTTAGTGGGTATCGGTGCAGTAGAGCTTTTTACAAGATAAAAGGCTCGAAAGTGATCATTCATGCCGATGTAAATGGCGCCTTTAATATTGTTCGAAAATATGTAAAGGATGCCTTTAAAGGACTAGAGAGAAAACAGTTCCTTCAAGCCCCAAAGAAAATCAACATAATGGAGAAAAAACATGCAAAGCTGAAGGCAGCGGCCTGA
- a CDS encoding dihydrofolate reductase family protein, translating into MRKLVLFLHASLDGFVEGPNGEMDIGWVSYDADLEKHAKEILSTADTVIWGRGTYQMMHSYWTSVPSNPSASQYERNHAEWIEKTAKIVFSTTLEKVEWNNSRLVKEDVEEEIKNLKQQPGKDMVILGSPRLAHYLMQLNLIDEYKITVSPVLIGSGLPLFQGHKEKINLKLIENKTFDSGAIALVYQTVR; encoded by the coding sequence ATGAGAAAACTCGTTCTATTTCTGCACGCATCGCTTGACGGTTTTGTAGAAGGTCCTAACGGTGAAATGGACATCGGCTGGGTTTCCTACGATGCTGACTTGGAGAAACACGCGAAAGAAATTCTGAGTACTGCCGACACTGTCATATGGGGACGTGGAACTTATCAGATGATGCACAGTTACTGGACATCTGTGCCTTCGAACCCCTCAGCTTCGCAGTATGAACGGAATCATGCCGAGTGGATCGAAAAGACAGCCAAAATCGTTTTTTCCACGACGTTGGAGAAAGTCGAATGGAACAATTCCAGACTGGTAAAAGAAGATGTCGAGGAAGAGATCAAGAACCTCAAACAGCAGCCAGGCAAGGATATGGTCATCCTCGGCAGTCCTAGGTTAGCACACTACCTTATGCAGCTTAATTTAATAGATGAGTATAAAATTACGGTTTCACCCGTCCTGATCGGCAGCGGGTTGCCGTTATTCCAAGGCCACAAGGAGAAGATCAATCTTAAACTTATCGAAAACAAGACATTTGATTCTGGAGCCATAGCCCTCGTTTACCAGACGGTGAGATGA
- a CDS encoding IS256 family transposase has product MQNFGDMTIKELASQCETVDDIQAMIKGLFKETLQQVFEAEIENHLGYAKNDVRGNNSGNSRNGFKSKTIKSKFGETKLSIPRDRNGTYEPQIIKNYETSINGLEDQIIALYSKGVSTRDIEAHMKDIYGIDVSPSLVSKVTDKVLPMVVEWQTRLLDPVYPIVFLDAIHFKVKHENRIISKAAYTVLGINSEGVKDILGIWIGENESASFWLNVCQELKSRGVQDILIACKDGLSGFSEAINAAYPKTTIQSCVIHELRNNVKYVPNKDRKAVMDDLKKVYKAVTLEKAEIAFDEFKGTWGKKYPAVVKSWEANWLELTAFFSYPVEIRKLIYTTNTIEAFHRQLRKVTKTKTAYPTDNALKKIVYLATVGVTDKWTNPIPGWIECRQQFEIMFEGRLGK; this is encoded by the coding sequence ATGCAAAATTTTGGGGATATGACGATTAAGGAATTGGCTAGCCAATGTGAAACCGTGGATGATATTCAAGCCATGATTAAGGGCCTCTTTAAGGAAACTCTACAACAGGTTTTTGAAGCTGAAATCGAGAATCACCTCGGATATGCAAAAAATGACGTAAGAGGGAATAACTCGGGAAATAGTCGCAACGGGTTTAAATCGAAGACGATTAAATCCAAGTTTGGTGAGACTAAATTAAGCATCCCAAGGGATCGTAATGGAACATATGAACCTCAAATTATTAAAAATTACGAAACCTCAATCAATGGTTTAGAGGATCAAATTATTGCTCTTTATTCCAAAGGAGTGTCAACGAGGGACATCGAAGCACATATGAAGGATATTTACGGTATTGACGTTTCACCAAGCTTGGTGAGTAAGGTGACTGATAAAGTTTTACCCATGGTTGTTGAATGGCAGACCCGTCTACTAGACCCTGTTTATCCGATTGTGTTTTTAGATGCCATCCATTTCAAGGTGAAACATGAAAATAGGATCATCAGTAAAGCTGCTTACACGGTATTAGGCATCAATTCGGAAGGTGTTAAGGACATTCTTGGCATTTGGATTGGCGAAAACGAGAGTGCAAGTTTTTGGTTGAATGTGTGCCAGGAGTTAAAAAGTCGTGGTGTCCAGGACATCTTAATTGCCTGTAAGGACGGGCTTTCTGGCTTCTCTGAGGCAATCAACGCGGCCTATCCAAAGACCACTATTCAGTCGTGTGTTATTCATGAATTACGTAATAATGTTAAGTATGTTCCAAATAAAGACCGTAAGGCCGTTATGGATGATTTAAAGAAAGTCTATAAGGCTGTTACTCTTGAAAAGGCTGAAATTGCCTTTGACGAATTTAAGGGGACATGGGGCAAAAAATACCCTGCTGTTGTGAAATCTTGGGAGGCTAATTGGCTCGAACTTACTGCCTTCTTCTCGTACCCTGTAGAGATTAGGAAACTAATCTATACCACGAACACGATAGAAGCCTTCCATAGACAATTGAGAAAAGTCACGAAAACCAAGACCGCTTATCCTACCGACAATGCACTCAAAAAGATTGTATATCTGGCTACAGTGGGTGTTACGGATAAATGGACTAATCCTATTCCGGGTTGGATAGAATGTAGACAACAGTTTGAGATTATGTTTGAAGGGCGGCTTGGGAAGTAA
- a CDS encoding putative holin-like toxin: MTVFEALMFAIGFASLIVAILSFKSKK; this comes from the coding sequence ATGACAGTTTTTGAAGCGTTGATGTTTGCGATTGGCTTTGCTAGTCTAATCGTAGCTATTCTGTCATTTAAATCAAAAAAATAA
- a CDS encoding ABC transporter ATP-binding protein, whose product MEILLKGILDKLLKGNQPAARPISPAEVEALVEAKIREHAATLEYTKNDIPEQNLPADQEDYTLSPKQMEYALSLIDKIKNEFELAIHPSTLTIKDLNRLIAYNRYKNKGTLVNLVKKGVLKKREKLSNAR is encoded by the coding sequence GTGGAAATTTTGCTAAAAGGAATCTTAGATAAATTATTAAAAGGGAATCAACCAGCAGCCCGGCCCATAAGCCCAGCTGAAGTAGAAGCGTTAGTAGAGGCAAAAATTAGGGAGCACGCGGCAACACTGGAATACACAAAAAATGATATACCAGAGCAAAATCTGCCTGCCGATCAAGAAGATTACACATTAAGTCCGAAACAAATGGAATATGCCCTTTCTTTAATCGACAAAATTAAAAATGAATTCGAATTGGCCATTCATCCTTCAACTTTAACAATAAAAGATTTAAATAGATTAATTGCTTATAATCGGTATAAAAATAAAGGGACACTTGTTAACCTTGTTAAAAAAGGAGTGTTGAAGAAAAGGGAAAAACTATCTAACGCTAGATAG
- a CDS encoding DEAD/DEAH box helicase: MAITIPETIRSTATAGERLFFRTLKNYLPDDYIVYFEPEIQGRKPDFVIIGPDLGMVVLEVKDYTRNTLFQINHDEWHIVATNGEQTIIPSPMNQARDYMFKIADVLKKDKNLIAADGKYKLKLKFPYGHGVVFSRLYTRDFIKDGLYTVIDPNLCLARDEIDPENEGFSEEILMEKIMNMFVVPYRLKEPLTIEDINAIRYHLFPEVRISAEFKAPVPYQDQLLLSLHDIKTMDLHQENLAKQIGDKNRLIRGVAGSGKTIILASRAKMLSKQNPDWKILILCYNISLANAIQQMIHHMLNEPEDLFDFDPNVKAVQNQNIIVRNFHAWLKNELKIREQNLSEIIDKIERKETILPSYDAILIDEGQDFDADWLRLVSLLLNTDTQSLLLVEDRAQTIYRRKRSYVQDTGLSFQGRSKVLSINYRNTQQIVKFAWEFYREHSMFKNKVVNRDLEGEIIAPQSTKRKGPEPGIIRAGNFFDEMRLVARQMKKLHEERKVPFEEMLLLYRVKRTHKYPIIDIIKRSLQDSELPFYWITENDVSKRSFKKDDGKIKISTIDSSKGLDFQAVFIVNIDSMPFPLEDDKEREVSLFYIGMTRAKEFLCLSYSGESEFTKYLDGILQKRQQIKNGVEKIN; this comes from the coding sequence ATGGCGATTACAATTCCAGAGACTATTCGATCGACTGCTACTGCTGGAGAGCGGCTGTTTTTTCGGACCCTAAAAAACTATTTACCTGATGATTATATTGTCTATTTTGAACCGGAAATCCAAGGGAGGAAACCTGATTTTGTCATCATAGGACCTGATCTTGGAATGGTTGTGTTAGAAGTGAAGGATTACACCAGAAATACACTTTTTCAAATTAATCATGATGAATGGCATATAGTGGCTACTAATGGGGAGCAAACCATTATCCCAAGCCCGATGAATCAGGCGAGAGACTACATGTTTAAAATTGCGGATGTGCTGAAAAAAGATAAAAACCTAATCGCGGCAGATGGAAAATATAAATTGAAATTGAAGTTCCCTTATGGCCATGGTGTTGTTTTTTCGAGATTATACACTAGGGACTTTATCAAAGATGGACTATATACGGTCATTGATCCCAACCTATGCTTGGCAAGAGATGAAATTGATCCCGAAAATGAGGGGTTTTCGGAAGAAATCTTGATGGAAAAAATTATGAATATGTTTGTTGTGCCATATCGATTAAAGGAACCGCTTACCATCGAGGACATTAATGCCATTCGTTATCATTTATTTCCTGAAGTTCGGATTAGTGCCGAATTTAAGGCTCCGGTTCCGTATCAGGATCAACTGCTCTTGTCCTTACATGACATAAAGACGATGGATCTTCATCAGGAGAATTTAGCGAAACAGATTGGCGATAAGAACCGGTTGATTCGCGGTGTCGCTGGCAGCGGAAAAACGATTATTCTGGCCAGCCGGGCGAAGATGTTGTCAAAACAAAATCCCGATTGGAAGATACTTATTCTTTGCTATAACATATCCTTGGCCAACGCGATTCAGCAAATGATCCATCATATGCTGAATGAGCCAGAGGATCTATTCGATTTTGATCCTAATGTAAAAGCGGTACAAAATCAAAACATTATTGTGAGAAATTTTCATGCCTGGTTAAAGAATGAGTTGAAAATTAGAGAACAAAACCTGTCAGAAATAATCGATAAAATTGAGAGGAAGGAAACCATTCTGCCTTCGTATGATGCGATTTTAATAGATGAAGGGCAGGATTTTGATGCGGATTGGCTCCGGCTTGTCAGTCTTCTGCTAAACACAGATACGCAGTCGCTTTTATTGGTTGAGGATCGGGCGCAGACCATTTATCGGCGAAAACGGTCGTATGTGCAGGATACAGGATTAAGCTTTCAGGGCCGGTCAAAAGTGTTGTCCATCAATTATCGAAATACACAGCAAATCGTCAAGTTTGCCTGGGAGTTTTACCGAGAGCATTCGATGTTTAAAAATAAGGTCGTGAATAGGGACCTTGAAGGTGAAATTATCGCCCCGCAAAGTACCAAGCGAAAAGGGCCAGAGCCAGGGATTATTAGGGCAGGAAATTTCTTTGATGAAATGAGATTGGTTGCCAGACAAATGAAAAAACTGCATGAAGAACGGAAAGTTCCTTTTGAGGAAATGTTACTTTTGTATCGCGTAAAAAGAACCCATAAATATCCTATCATCGATATTATCAAGCGATCATTACAAGATTCTGAATTACCATTCTATTGGATTACGGAGAATGACGTCTCCAAGCGTTCCTTTAAAAAGGATGATGGGAAGATCAAAATTAGTACAATCGACAGCAGCAAGGGTCTGGACTTTCAAGCGGTCTTTATCGTCAATATTGATTCCATGCCATTTCCACTTGAAGACGATAAGGAGAGAGAGGTTTCCTTATTTTATATTGGAATGACAAGGGCGAAAGAATTTCTATGCTTGTCGTACTCCGGGGAATCTGAGTTTACAAAGTATTTGGATGGAATCTTGCAAAAAAGGCAACAAATAAAGAACGGAGTAGAGAAAATTAATTAA
- a CDS encoding RNA polymerase sigma-70 factor, producing the protein MSIEGIYQTYQPLLFSLAYRMLGSVMDSEDIVQEAFISFNQLPNREQIENKKAYLCKIVTNRCLDLVRSSAKKREVYVGPWLPEPLLEIENSSNDPSQAFFQQESISTAYLLLLQQLNAIERAVFLLREVFQYSYDEIAEILGKSNANCRQIFHRAKKSMEYDPKKQPSISMKESTVKEFVQSLLNGNVNQLLDLVSEDVAMYSDGGGKVKAAQIPIFGAAKVVQLLQNLLKMYEDKFTIKYTSVNGLQGLILTTDDHLQYVYSFAFSGNRIQTIYAVANPDKLRHLQ; encoded by the coding sequence ATGAGTATAGAAGGAATTTATCAAACCTATCAACCTCTGCTATTTTCATTAGCCTACCGTATGTTAGGCAGCGTGATGGATTCAGAGGATATTGTCCAGGAAGCGTTTATATCCTTTAATCAGCTTCCCAACCGCGAACAGATTGAAAACAAAAAAGCGTATCTATGTAAGATTGTAACCAATCGCTGTCTGGATTTGGTACGGTCATCCGCAAAAAAACGTGAGGTATATGTCGGACCGTGGCTTCCGGAACCATTACTTGAAATAGAGAATTCATCAAACGATCCTTCACAAGCCTTCTTTCAACAAGAATCCATCTCCACCGCCTATTTGCTATTATTACAACAACTAAATGCGATAGAACGAGCCGTCTTTTTGCTACGTGAAGTCTTCCAATACTCTTATGATGAAATAGCTGAAATTCTTGGAAAAAGCAATGCTAACTGCCGGCAAATTTTTCACCGAGCGAAAAAAAGCATGGAATATGACCCTAAGAAACAGCCTTCAATTTCAATGAAGGAATCTACAGTAAAAGAGTTTGTACAGTCCCTCTTAAACGGAAACGTAAATCAATTATTGGACCTTGTCAGCGAAGATGTCGCAATGTACTCGGATGGCGGCGGCAAAGTAAAAGCCGCACAAATACCGATTTTCGGTGCTGCCAAAGTGGTTCAATTGCTCCAAAACCTACTGAAAATGTATGAAGACAAGTTCACCATTAAATATACATCGGTCAACGGTCTGCAAGGTCTGATTTTAACAACCGATGATCACTTGCAATATGTCTACTCCTTTGCTTTTAGCGGCAATCGAATTCAGACGATCTACGCGGTTGCGAATCCCGATAAACTACGACATTTGCAATAG
- a CDS encoding phytoene desaturase family protein, which produces MTKYEVAIIGGGIAGLTAAIYAAKAGKRTIVLEQQKQLGGRAITNKKQGVYFNLGAHALYKGEAYEAFRELGLRLDGSTPSIDAYGMWKEQLFPIPTNPSSFIQTPLLSWGGKLELAKWFIKLGKMDTSVWNQISIRDWIETHLNDPMLRNVFYALLRTSTYVLAPELHAAGPALKQLQCALKGVLYLDKGWGTLVEELRELAVQQGVELVTGCKVAAVDHQDQKVHAILCEDGTRIEVSNVILTTPPSISHNLVPHADQTALDTWNKQAIPVTVACLDVGLRQLPIQEHQFIYGLDQPIFFTHQSREGKPRPAILSDDGTQVISLLKYQGPLTDAAKDERELEQVLDVVQPGWRNELVSKQFLPKMTVVHDFPHMKRMEDPGPAVPEIEGLYIAGDWASHGELLVNASVASAKRAVSQLLNTREEIKL; this is translated from the coding sequence ATGACAAAATATGAAGTGGCGATTATAGGCGGGGGAATTGCTGGTTTAACAGCTGCGATCTACGCAGCGAAAGCTGGAAAACGAACCATTGTATTGGAACAGCAAAAACAATTGGGAGGCAGAGCCATCACCAACAAAAAGCAAGGGGTATATTTTAATTTGGGCGCGCATGCATTGTATAAAGGGGAAGCGTATGAAGCATTCCGCGAACTCGGATTACGACTTGATGGAAGCACACCGTCAATTGATGCTTACGGGATGTGGAAAGAACAATTATTCCCCATACCAACCAACCCATCCTCCTTCATTCAAACGCCGCTCCTAAGTTGGGGAGGAAAGCTCGAGTTAGCAAAATGGTTCATTAAATTAGGAAAAATGGACACAAGCGTTTGGAATCAGATTAGTATCCGCGATTGGATTGAAACTCACTTGAATGATCCAATGCTGCGCAACGTGTTCTATGCACTGCTCCGAACATCCACGTATGTGCTTGCACCTGAATTACACGCGGCTGGTCCTGCCTTAAAGCAGTTGCAGTGTGCACTAAAAGGAGTCTTGTATCTCGATAAAGGCTGGGGGACACTCGTAGAAGAACTGCGTGAACTTGCTGTCCAACAAGGAGTGGAGCTAGTCACTGGTTGTAAAGTGGCTGCAGTCGACCATCAAGATCAAAAAGTACACGCGATTTTATGTGAGGATGGCACTAGAATAGAAGTATCGAATGTTATACTTACTACCCCACCTTCTATTTCTCACAATCTAGTTCCCCATGCGGATCAAACAGCACTCGACACGTGGAACAAGCAAGCGATTCCTGTTACGGTTGCCTGTCTAGATGTTGGATTACGCCAGCTGCCTATACAAGAGCACCAATTTATCTATGGATTGGACCAACCAATTTTCTTTACGCACCAATCACGGGAGGGAAAACCGAGGCCAGCTATCTTGAGTGATGATGGGACACAAGTAATATCACTTTTAAAATATCAGGGTCCACTAACAGATGCAGCGAAGGATGAGCGTGAGTTGGAGCAAGTGTTAGATGTGGTTCAACCTGGCTGGCGAAATGAATTAGTTAGCAAACAATTCCTGCCGAAAATGACGGTTGTCCACGATTTTCCTCATATGAAAAGAATGGAGGATCCTGGCCCTGCTGTTCCTGAAATTGAGGGACTATATATTGCTGGTGACTGGGCCTCACATGGGGAGCTGCTCGTTAATGCATCCGTAGCCAGCGCTAAACGAGCCGTTTCACAACTACTAAATACTAGAGAGGAAATCAAATTATGA
- a CDS encoding DUF4395 domain-containing protein — MGSQVRSVPRPLVRANQWFIVISVLLTWITKQEWILAIPLIAGLMSLFFKFNPVMRLAKLFLRKHPSQYISEEWDQQQFNQTISVICLAGGLISFLMNWDIWGYVFTIMVASAAFIAILGFCVGCFIRYHWKQYQYRRSLRKY, encoded by the coding sequence ATGGGAAGTCAAGTACGTTCAGTTCCTCGTCCCCTTGTTCGAGCAAACCAGTGGTTTATTGTGATCTCTGTATTGCTTACTTGGATAACTAAGCAAGAATGGATCCTTGCTATCCCTTTAATAGCAGGTTTAATGAGCTTATTTTTTAAATTTAATCCTGTCATGCGTTTAGCTAAGCTGTTTTTAAGAAAGCACCCATCGCAATATATTTCTGAGGAATGGGATCAGCAGCAATTTAATCAAACGATTTCCGTCATTTGTCTCGCAGGAGGATTAATAAGCTTTCTAATGAATTGGGACATATGGGGGTATGTCTTTACCATTATGGTTGCTTCGGCTGCATTTATTGCAATTTTGGGATTTTGCGTTGGCTGTTTTATTAGATATCACTGGAAACAATACCAATATAGAAGGTCTCTTAGAAAATATTAA
- the queC gene encoding 7-cyano-7-deazaguanine synthase QueC: MLKDEKAIVVFSGGQDSTTCLFWALKNFKEVEAVTFDYNQRHSLEIECAKNIANDLGVRHHILDMSLLNQLAPNALTRSDIEVTDGGEGELPSTFVPGRNLLFLTFAGVLARQIGAKHLITGVCETDFSGYPDCRDVFIKSLNVTLNLSMDDQFVIHTPLMWLNKAEAWALSDELEAFEYVREKTLTCYNGIISDGCGECPACILRKKGLEEYLEVRKER; encoded by the coding sequence ATGTTAAAAGATGAAAAAGCAATCGTTGTTTTTAGTGGTGGACAAGATAGCACCACTTGTTTATTTTGGGCATTAAAAAACTTTAAAGAAGTAGAAGCTGTTACCTTCGACTACAATCAAAGGCACAGTCTTGAGATCGAATGTGCGAAGAATATTGCGAATGACCTTGGTGTCAGGCACCATATTTTAGACATGTCGTTATTAAATCAACTGGCTCCGAATGCATTAACTCGTTCTGATATTGAAGTAACCGATGGCGGGGAAGGGGAACTTCCATCCACTTTCGTACCAGGCAGAAATTTATTATTCTTAACTTTTGCTGGTGTGTTAGCACGACAAATTGGTGCCAAGCATTTAATTACCGGTGTTTGTGAAACCGATTTTAGCGGTTACCCAGATTGTCGGGATGTCTTTATCAAATCATTGAATGTTACGCTAAATCTGTCAATGGACGACCAATTTGTCATCCATACCCCATTAATGTGGTTAAACAAAGCAGAAGCGTGGGCATTATCAGATGAATTAGAGGCATTTGAATATGTGCGTGAAAAAACATTAACTTGCTACAACGGAATTATATCAGATGGTTGCGGAGAGTGTCCTGCATGTATACTTCGCAAAAAAGGACTTGAGGAATATTTAGAGGTTCGAAAGGAGCGATAA
- the queD gene encoding 6-carboxytetrahydropterin synthase QueD, with the protein MFGFRIVDELQKINKDIQLDQLKYHNKRVLVSKEFTFDAAHHLHAYDGKCMNLHGHTYKVIFGISGFLDDRGLMIDFGDIKDIWKKEIEIYLDHKYLNETLPPMNTTAENMVVWIYEKMKESLNNEDRQQQYLGARVEFVRLYETPTSYAEARREWIEID; encoded by the coding sequence TTGTTCGGGTTTAGAATTGTCGATGAACTTCAAAAAATTAACAAAGATATTCAACTTGATCAGTTAAAATATCACAACAAGAGAGTTTTAGTGAGTAAGGAATTTACTTTTGATGCAGCCCATCATTTACACGCTTATGATGGGAAATGTATGAATTTACATGGTCATACTTATAAAGTGATTTTTGGTATAAGTGGATTTTTGGATGACCGTGGATTAATGATAGATTTTGGTGACATTAAGGATATTTGGAAAAAGGAAATCGAAATATATCTTGATCATAAATATCTGAATGAAACACTTCCACCAATGAATACAACAGCAGAGAATATGGTGGTCTGGATTTATGAAAAAATGAAAGAATCACTTAATAACGAAGACCGACAGCAACAATATCTTGGCGCAAGAGTTGAATTTGTTCGTCTATATGAAACCCCAACGAGTTATGCAGAAGCGAGACGGGAGTGGATCGAAATTGACTAA